The following DNA comes from Ricinus communis isolate WT05 ecotype wild-type chromosome 10, ASM1957865v1, whole genome shotgun sequence.
ataaaaattgaaagaaaaaagttaaattatgtACTGGGCGGCCGATTTAAATtagacaataattttaatatgttatcaAATATCTCATATAAtagtgaaaattaaaaatgatgaaactaataattaaaaacattaaatttatttataattcagGTGTACCAAAGAACCATtcttaaaatagaataatttgtaattactaaataaacaCGTGGGAGCACTTTGCCTATCAAGGGGCCGACAAAAGTGTGCTGTAGCCATCATGCATCTGCACAAAAGGAAAGCATGTGAATTTGAAGATGtgtgcaaaagaaaataaattctttataaaaatgattaaaatgtaattttgtaTAAACCCATTACTGCAAGAAATTTGCAGCTCCAAGAAACTGCCTCCTTCTCCTCCTCTAACTACCCAACTCTCCTTATCCCCCCCAGTTTTATGAAGTCTAATCATTTCCATCCTCTTTTCCACAAGAACCACTTTGGAAACATGTGGTGAAGATTGAGACCTACCTTTTGATTTAGTTATATTGCTAAGAAAAAGATTTCTACAACATTCTTCATATGAGACTTGTTTGTATTTATGCGCAGCACGTGTCAGTATAAGAGATTTTTAGATAGAGTTTGTCTGTCATGTTATATGtagaaaattcaattaaatgttagtatgttatatttatatttactctactttttatattggttgaattatttgttattattattattattcatctattatttaaaaactaattaatacaaatgtaatagttaataaataatattatatattattatacaattgaatttattaaaaatgacaTAGTGAGACAATGGAATTATCtagtgatatatatatatatatatatatgttactTATTAAATAGtagatacaaattaataaatgtagTTATGCCACTTAAAAGAAGTTAGAGAAATTTGTAGAGTCAGTTATCAGGGCATTTACTAATTATACTGATCATCTATCACTTTAAGGCTAATTGATTGTAAGGCTATATTTGAATGAAATCcttcatttaagaaaaatacatGAAGGAGAAAGTAAAATGTAGAaagttgaaagagatattttgaTGCTCTGGAAtacattgataaattattgtgaaattcatttagaaattctatctattttgttaaaatttaatttagctataaCTAAGTCTACACAAATTTGAATACATATAACTTTTACTCAatccaaaacacataaattttgcagttataaatgaatttcataaattttataaatcttaactaaatataatacaATACTATGTTTGATTAgaatctattaaaaaatttatttcatttgagaaataaaaatggaagagaaagtaaaatataaataataaaattcattaaaaaattcatttcatttgagaaatagagatgaaagagaaaataaaatagaaatgataaaatcgaaagagatattttaatattatgaaatgctaatataaaatttatttaaaaactccatatattcttttataatttaatttagctataaacaattccatataaattttattatatataattctaaattaattttttcttcattcGGACTATATAAACTTTagagttataaataaattctacaaattttatggatttcaaccaaagaaaatataagttttttttattaaacatgtATGATTAAGTTTAAATCAATTAGGTAGCTCATTCTTATtggatatattaaaaataatgcgGTAAATAtacctaaaaatatttttaaaaattaataagtatcATCATTTATGTCTGATGATACAGTTGACAGATTGCACCCAAAATCCTTTAGAAACTTTAGATTATAGGATTTCATCTTCTTAATCCTAACTCCGTCCAGATCAACTAAAACAACaattatttgtatttgttttgttAATTGGGCTTCAGTTAAGATTTCAAGTAAGATTCTGCAGAGTTGAAGACAACTTCGAAATGAATGAGCCAAATTTAGCTTAAcaaatttgtttattaatcTGTGAGAGATTCATCTGTCTCGCAGTtccaataatttcataaattagTTCTTTGTGTTTAGCTTAGGGCAATGATGATGTCCGAATTAGGACACTGAGATTAACataaaagcaagaaaacaCAAAACTCTTGTACCATAAAACCTCAAAAGGATAATTCAATAATCAGTGCAAGAACGATAGAAGTACAAAAACATGCGGTTCATATGTATCATATCAGAACTTCGGGAAGAAAACAAAGGAAGTACATCCATGCCCACTTTACAGATTCCAAGAAGGAATATATCTAGACATGACAATCTGCATAGTCAAAAACACACTGAAACTGGAAAAGGAAATACAAGAATTTAACACATATATGAGCCTGTCCGATCATTGATTTTTGACAAGTAGAGATATATTTGcctcgtttttttttttcctgacATCGACCAGGCATTATGCTATTGGTTTAGGCCATTAATTCACATCATACACCTTCCCTTATCAGCTCTGACAGGTGCATATCACTGTTCTTACAAGATCTTGTAATATCATTatacttataattattatacatGGATCGATCTCTGAggatcaagaaagaaaaactccGGTAATTGATCATGGGTTTACCTTGCTCGATCGAACCACAACTGGTAGCCCACCGCTAAAAGTAGCAGTCAAACCAGGAGAGAATCTTGGTGTTCGATAAGATGTCTCTAATTCAATATGGAATTTTCTAAGCAATGAAATAGCAACACTTTTAAGCTCTAACAAAGCCATTTCTTTCCCCAAACATACCCTTAATCCTGCTTGGAAAACAGGATACTTGAAAGGGTTTTCATTGAAGAAAGTACCATTTCTCAACCACCTTTCTGGCTTGAATTCTAAGCAATCTTGACCCCATAAATCTTCCATCCGTCCCATTGCGTATGGATGATAAGTAACCCTAGTTCCTCTATTCACGAAAGTCCCATCTGGTAACGTATCATCTTCTTGACAAAACTTTGAATCAAATTGGATAGGAGGATAGAGCCTCATGCTTTCATAAACTGTTGCTTGCAAGTAGTGAAGATCTTTCATCTGTTCATAGCTTGTGAGTTCTTGATTCGGACCAAGAACTCTATCTGCTTCTAATAGAATTGCTGAACTTACTTCTGGGTGGTTCGCAAGTAGCCAGAATAAGCTAGTTAAGGCAGAGGCCACCGTGTCGCGGCCAGCCAAGAGGAAACTTATAACAATATCTCTTAAGTAAGTCTCATCATTAACAGTTTGCATAAAACGAGATAGAAGATCTTTGTGTGACAGGAATCCCATGATTCGCTTTTGCCTGATAACTTCTTGAGCTAAAATATTGATCACCGTCATagcttctttcattttcttttctgagcCTAAGTTCAGCTTCCTTTTAATCTTCCAAACAAGTGGAGAAACAACCATGGCTCTTTCAGCAGATAATTTTGATGCTAAGTCAAAAGCAACAGCAAATTCTGAAATCGGAAGAGTGGGCTCTAAGCATCTTGGGTCAAGTCCAAAAGAAAATCTGCATATACTATCGAAAGAAAATCTTCGAAACACGTCTTGCAAATCCAAGACTCCACCTTCGTTCCCTGAAACTGAAGATAAAAGTGGAACAAGGCGAtgctcaatctcataaagaaCAATCTCAAATGCGTACATTCTTATAGAGAATCTATCGAGTTCGAGACTGGCCATCTTTTTCTGAAACCTCCATGAATCaccatcaacattgaatatcCCTCGACCAAGAAAATTACCCAAGATTGTAGAGAAAGGCTTCCCTTTTGGGTAGTTATCAAATCTTGTTTTAAGCATATACTCAACGTTTTCCGGGTTGGCTGTTATAGTATTTCCAAGAACATGAATATGGATTGTTTTTGTCGGAGAACTCTTCAAAAGATGAGCATACCAATCACAAAGATTATTGAATTGTTTGGTCCAACTCAAGGTGAGATAAGCTTCACATATCTCACAATTGCACCGAAGCTTTAATCTTAGTGAGTAgaataagagagaaaaaagacaaGAACCGATGATAGCTagtaaaacaaagaaaagaacagCATGAAGAGACTGCAAAAACCAGGAAGCTTCAAGCTCCATTAATGGAAAAAGATTtggtaccaaaaagaaaagaaaagaaaaagtaaataagAATGACAATAGACACAGACAAAGAAGAGAGAAGTGGGATAGACAAGAGCGCAATTGAAGGGTTTTTATGTAtagaattaagattttatagtTAGAAATGAGTCGCTTTAAGTGCTATAATTCTGTGtttattaaaaacaataaataaaaagaaagactaACAGTGGGACCATCATCACCAAAAGAAATTCTCTCAGAAAACTGAAACTgggaaaggaaaggaagcAGATCATCTGCTTCAACCCATCTCTCCCTACCTAAAAAGCACGTGTTCTTTAtttctctaattaatttttataaataataggaAAAATCCTTCATTTTCATTGTTAGCTATAAGGGTATGGCGTGTGTTTCTTGGATTTTGGTGCTGCGGTGTGTGTTTCTTCGAATTTATGACCAGAAAAAGACACCAAGT
Coding sequences within:
- the LOC8273735 gene encoding cytochrome P450 94C1; this translates as MELEASWFLQSLHAVLFFVLLAIIGSCLFSLLFYSLRLKLRCNCEICEAYLTLSWTKQFNNLCDWYAHLLKSSPTKTIHIHVLGNTITANPENVEYMLKTRFDNYPKGKPFSTILGNFLGRGIFNVDGDSWRFQKKMASLELDRFSIRMYAFEIVLYEIEHRLVPLLSSVSGNEGGVLDLQDVFRRFSFDSICRFSFGLDPRCLEPTLPISEFAVAFDLASKLSAERAMVVSPLVWKIKRKLNLGSEKKMKEAMTVINILAQEVIRQKRIMGFLSHKDLLSRFMQTVNDETYLRDIVISFLLAGRDTVASALTSLFWLLANHPEVSSAILLEADRVLGPNQELTSYEQMKDLHYLQATVYESMRLYPPIQFDSKFCQEDDTLPDGTFVNRGTRVTYHPYAMGRMEDLWGQDCLEFKPERWLRNGTFFNENPFKYPVFQAGLRVCLGKEMALLELKSVAISLLRKFHIELETSYRTPRFSPGLTATFSGGLPVVVRSSKVNP